A single Pirellulales bacterium DNA region contains:
- a CDS encoding DUF6807 family protein has protein sequence MFFASWLMAAVVLLAAAAELRAAQNSLAFSVAAGQHDRVNTPVCVEITIDPTLKNAAWATLTDSAGNSLFGQVTAPSLLATPAAGKSGEVARELHFILPNLKAGQTADFTAEIMEHLGLGGKAPTQFQWHDTPGDHDDLTFGNRPVLRYMYHPLDESSDDARMATFKPYHHVFDPDTGTQLLTKGPEGQPNDWPHHHGVFYGFRHVTYDGGKKVDIWHCPAAFQEHSAFLASEAGPVLGRQLMEISWVAEPSRADGINHYPATPGAPNATFAKEQREVTVYAVPGGTLLQFASRLNAVLPPVHLDGDPQHAGFHFRANLEVMKETNDQTYFLRPDGKGPLTVHKGKGNQGDETRNWEAKGNPPDARTVNMPWDAMSFVVAGKRYTVAYLDNDKNPKPSRGSEREYGRIGNYFVADLNDPEKPLNVDYQLWIQSGETTVDQCAALDADFNDPPTVTLK, from the coding sequence ATGTTTTTCGCCAGCTGGCTGATGGCCGCCGTCGTGCTGCTTGCGGCGGCCGCCGAACTTCGCGCCGCCCAAAATTCGCTCGCCTTTTCGGTCGCCGCCGGCCAGCATGACCGTGTGAACACGCCCGTCTGTGTCGAAATCACGATCGATCCGACTCTCAAAAACGCCGCCTGGGCCACACTGACCGATAGCGCCGGCAATTCGCTCTTCGGCCAAGTGACGGCTCCCAGTTTATTGGCCACGCCGGCCGCCGGCAAATCTGGCGAAGTCGCGCGCGAATTGCATTTCATTCTGCCGAATTTGAAAGCCGGCCAAACCGCCGATTTCACGGCGGAAATTATGGAACACCTGGGATTGGGCGGCAAAGCACCTACACAATTCCAATGGCACGACACGCCCGGCGACCATGACGATTTAACCTTCGGCAATCGCCCCGTGCTGCGCTACATGTATCATCCGCTCGACGAATCGTCCGACGACGCCCGCATGGCGACGTTCAAACCGTACCATCACGTGTTCGATCCCGACACCGGCACGCAACTGCTGACCAAAGGACCCGAAGGCCAGCCCAACGATTGGCCCCATCATCACGGCGTGTTTTACGGCTTTCGTCACGTCACGTACGACGGCGGCAAAAAAGTCGACATTTGGCATTGCCCGGCCGCCTTTCAGGAACATTCCGCCTTCCTGGCCAGCGAAGCCGGGCCCGTGCTAGGCCGTCAACTGATGGAGATCAGTTGGGTGGCCGAGCCCAGCCGCGCCGACGGCATCAACCATTACCCGGCGACACCCGGCGCTCCCAACGCCACCTTCGCCAAAGAACAGCGCGAAGTCACCGTTTACGCCGTCCCTGGCGGCACGCTGCTGCAATTCGCTTCCCGGTTGAATGCCGTTTTACCCCCCGTGCATTTAGATGGCGACCCGCAGCACGCCGGTTTCCATTTCCGGGCCAACCTGGAAGTCATGAAAGAAACGAATGACCAAACGTATTTCTTGCGCCCCGATGGCAAAGGCCCGCTGACCGTCCACAAAGGCAAGGGCAATCAAGGCGACGAAACCCGTAATTGGGAGGCCAAGGGCAATCCGCCCGATGCCCGCACGGTGAACATGCCCTGGGACGCCATGAGTTTCGTCGTCGCCGGCAAGCGTTACACGGTGGCGTATTTGGACAACGACAAAAACCCCAAGCCGTCGCGCGGCAGTGAGCGCGAATACGGCCGCATCGGCAATTACTTCGTCGCCGATCTGAACGATCCGGAAAAGCCGCTCAACGTCGACTACCAGCTCTGGATTCAATCCGGCGAAACAACCGTCGACCAGTGCGCCGCCCTCGACGCCGATTTCAACGACCCGCCCACCGTCACGCTGAAGTAA